The following are from one region of the Microbacterium sp. cx-55 genome:
- a CDS encoding beta-galactosidase yields MTATPRWPELDAIAYGGDYNPEQWPRETWREDVTLMREAGVNLVSIGIFSWALIETSEGVFDFSWLDEIIDLLHENGIRVDLGTPTASPPAWFFARYPDARVISRDGTVMGFGSRGMASPSSPAYQHASVRIATELAQRYGGHPAIVLWHVHNEYGVPVGEDYSPNAVAAWQEWLRARYGTLDALNSAWGTAFWGQHYGEWEHVGAPAAAPSVVNPAQRLDFARFTDHQLRACFIAERDAIRAHATQPITTNFMANQSLTTDLWAWAREVDVVSDDHYLWAPDPEGEIGLAIAADLTRSVGGGKPWILMEHSTSAVNWQPQNVAKRPGEMARNSLAHLGRGADAILFFQWRASRSGAEKFHSTMLPHAGTDSRVFREVVSLGADLGKLAEVRGSQVRADVAVLWDFESFWAQDLEWRPSDLLTHAERVRAYYERLWRDGITVDFALPGHDLSGYRLVVVPAQYLLTRADADNLTRYVEGGGTLVVSFFSGIVDEHDAVHEGGYLAPLQQALGVRVEEFLPLREGATAGIDWSGERLAIDVWAEDVAVVGAEVRATYLDGPAAGGPAVTRHRHGAGTGWYISTRPDAAGLAAIFRDVYADAGLAPADLPAGLEVIRRHGADADFVVAVNHAETPATFPIDGTDLLSGHAAEGEFTVRAGGVAVIRTSPTSRSGR; encoded by the coding sequence ATGACGGCGACACCCCGATGGCCCGAGCTCGATGCGATCGCGTACGGCGGCGATTACAACCCCGAGCAGTGGCCGCGTGAGACGTGGCGCGAAGACGTCACCCTGATGCGCGAAGCCGGGGTCAACCTGGTCAGCATCGGCATCTTCTCCTGGGCTCTGATCGAGACGTCCGAGGGGGTCTTCGACTTCTCTTGGCTCGACGAGATCATCGATCTGCTGCACGAGAACGGCATCCGCGTCGACCTCGGCACCCCGACGGCGTCGCCGCCCGCATGGTTCTTCGCCCGCTACCCGGACGCCCGCGTGATCAGCCGCGACGGCACCGTGATGGGCTTCGGCTCGCGCGGCATGGCGTCTCCCTCCTCGCCCGCCTACCAGCACGCGTCGGTGCGCATCGCCACCGAGCTCGCCCAGCGCTACGGCGGGCATCCCGCGATCGTGCTGTGGCACGTCCACAACGAATACGGCGTACCGGTCGGCGAGGACTACTCCCCGAACGCCGTGGCCGCCTGGCAGGAATGGCTGCGCGCGCGCTACGGCACGCTGGACGCCCTGAACTCCGCCTGGGGCACGGCCTTCTGGGGCCAGCACTACGGGGAATGGGAGCACGTCGGCGCCCCCGCCGCCGCACCGTCGGTCGTGAACCCCGCGCAGCGACTCGACTTCGCGCGCTTCACCGACCACCAGCTGCGGGCGTGCTTCATCGCCGAGCGCGACGCGATCCGCGCTCACGCGACCCAGCCGATCACCACGAACTTCATGGCGAACCAGAGCCTCACGACCGATCTGTGGGCGTGGGCGCGCGAGGTGGACGTGGTCTCCGATGACCACTACCTGTGGGCGCCCGACCCCGAGGGCGAGATCGGACTCGCGATCGCGGCCGACCTGACGCGTTCGGTCGGCGGCGGCAAGCCGTGGATCCTCATGGAGCACTCCACCTCCGCCGTCAACTGGCAGCCGCAGAACGTCGCGAAGCGTCCCGGCGAAATGGCCCGCAACTCCCTCGCCCACCTCGGCCGCGGCGCCGACGCCATCCTGTTCTTCCAGTGGCGCGCCTCCCGCTCGGGTGCCGAGAAGTTCCACTCGACGATGCTTCCGCACGCCGGCACGGACTCCCGCGTCTTCCGCGAGGTCGTGTCGCTCGGCGCCGACCTCGGAAAGCTCGCCGAGGTGCGCGGTTCGCAGGTGCGGGCGGATGTCGCCGTGCTCTGGGACTTCGAGTCGTTCTGGGCGCAGGATCTCGAGTGGCGCCCCTCCGATCTGCTCACCCACGCCGAGCGCGTGCGCGCCTACTACGAACGCCTGTGGCGCGACGGCATCACCGTCGACTTCGCCCTGCCCGGTCATGACCTGTCGGGCTACCGGCTGGTCGTCGTGCCCGCTCAGTACCTGCTGACCCGCGCCGACGCCGACAACCTCACGCGCTACGTCGAGGGCGGCGGAACGCTCGTCGTCTCCTTCTTCTCGGGCATCGTCGACGAGCACGACGCCGTGCATGAGGGCGGCTACCTCGCCCCCCTGCAGCAGGCGCTGGGCGTGCGCGTGGAGGAGTTCCTTCCGCTCCGCGAGGGCGCGACCGCCGGGATCGACTGGAGCGGCGAGCGCCTGGCGATCGACGTCTGGGCCGAGGACGTCGCAGTCGTCGGCGCCGAGGTCCGCGCGACCTACCTCGACGGCCCGGCCGCGGGCGGCCCGGCCGTCACCCGCCACCGTCACGGCGCGGGCACCGGCTGGTACATCAGCACGCGACCGGATGCGGCCGGCCTCGCTGCGATCTTCCGCGACGTGTACGCCGATGCGGGTCTCGCCCCCGCCGACCTGCCCGCGGGCCTCGAGGTCATCCGCCGCCACGGTGCGGATGCGGACTTCGTCGTCGCCGTGAACCACGCCGAGACTCCCGCGACCTTCCCGATCGACGGGACCGACCTTCTCAGCGGCCACGCGGCCGAGGGCGAGTTCACTGTCCGCGCGGGCGGCGTCGCCGTCATCCGCACCTCTCCCACCTCACGGAGCGGCCGCTGA
- a CDS encoding sugar ABC transporter substrate-binding protein, with protein MRKIIGIGVAAAASALLLAGCSGGASPDEETAASSAELVIWTDAEREEAISAAATAFEEETGATVTLVQKNFEDLRNDFISQVPTGEGPDITVGSHDWLGALVAAGVVDTIDLGDKSSEFEPVALEAMTYDGQLYALPYSLETVALVQNVDLVGAEAPATWDEMIQKGIAAGTERPFVINTAGETGDGYTMYGFQTSFGAPVFVQDASGSYTSEVGMKGAQGEAFAQWLHANGSAGTGYLSTTIDYDINNELFASGKAPYTIQGPWAISSFPDVNVAVNPIPSAGGEPAAPFVGVQGFYLSSQSKNALLAQEFLVNYLGTEDAQRALYEADPRIPAWTTLGEEVASDPIIAGFRASSQNGVPMPSIPEMGSVWDFWNSAEAQIINGADPATTWNQMTTDLEGTLAG; from the coding sequence ATGCGCAAGATCATCGGTATCGGCGTCGCGGCCGCGGCGTCCGCCCTCCTCCTCGCCGGGTGCTCCGGCGGGGCCTCCCCGGACGAGGAGACGGCGGCCTCGTCCGCCGAGCTCGTCATCTGGACCGACGCGGAGCGCGAGGAAGCCATCTCCGCGGCCGCCACCGCCTTCGAAGAGGAGACGGGTGCGACGGTCACCCTCGTGCAGAAGAACTTCGAGGACCTCCGCAACGACTTCATCTCGCAGGTGCCGACCGGCGAGGGCCCCGACATCACGGTCGGCTCGCACGACTGGCTCGGCGCTCTCGTCGCGGCCGGCGTCGTCGACACGATCGACCTCGGCGACAAGTCCAGCGAGTTCGAGCCCGTCGCCCTCGAGGCGATGACCTACGACGGTCAGCTGTACGCGCTCCCCTATTCGCTCGAGACCGTCGCACTCGTGCAGAACGTCGACCTGGTCGGCGCCGAAGCCCCCGCGACGTGGGACGAGATGATCCAGAAGGGCATCGCTGCCGGCACCGAGCGCCCCTTCGTCATCAACACCGCCGGCGAGACCGGCGACGGCTACACGATGTACGGCTTCCAGACGTCGTTCGGCGCTCCGGTGTTCGTCCAGGACGCCTCCGGTTCGTACACGAGCGAGGTCGGGATGAAGGGTGCGCAGGGCGAAGCGTTCGCCCAGTGGCTGCACGCGAACGGCTCGGCGGGTACCGGCTACCTCTCGACCACGATCGACTACGACATCAACAACGAGCTGTTCGCGTCGGGTAAGGCCCCGTACACGATCCAGGGTCCGTGGGCCATCAGCTCCTTCCCCGACGTCAACGTCGCCGTGAACCCGATCCCGTCGGCGGGTGGCGAACCGGCCGCTCCGTTCGTGGGCGTGCAGGGCTTCTACCTCAGCTCGCAGAGCAAGAACGCACTGCTCGCGCAGGAGTTCCTGGTCAACTACCTCGGAACCGAAGATGCCCAGCGTGCGCTCTACGAGGCCGATCCCCGCATCCCGGCGTGGACCACGCTCGGCGAGGAAGTCGCATCCGACCCGATCATCGCCGGATTCCGTGCGTCGTCGCAGAACGGCGTCCCGATGCCGTCGATCCCCGAGATGGGATCGGTCTGGGACTTCTGGAACTCCGCGGAGGCCCAGATCATCAACGGCGCCGACCCGGCGACGACGTGGAACCAGATGACCACGGACCTCGAGGGAACCCTCGCCGGTTGA
- a CDS encoding ABC transporter permease subunit — protein sequence MTVQQVIEQDTPPTDPRRESHARAWRAHGVGFVVKVILMGVVNALGIMAIISALSVQSWLLVGVTTILLIAADIVYFTRRALPLKYLMPGLVFLLVFQVFVFGYTAYIAFTNYGTGHAGSVEQAVDAALVQGERRVEGSATYPLTVVERFGEYGFAINDGGDVRVGTETQPLQDAGSASGAEAPASVDGWTVVPRAQLLTDQEVQAAIEALRVPVSDDPNDGSIRTRDGSSGLVYTPTMLWDADARTITDTVSGTVYTADDTTGSFVAADGTRLPAGWYVNVGFDNFLRVFTDASLAGPLLSVTVWTFAFAIGSVVISFGIGLVFAIVFNDPRVRARKYLRTLIILPYAFPAFMSALLFRGMFNAEFGVINDLFFFGSQINWLGDPWLAKAAVLWINVWLSFPYWFLVCTGALQALPKDTLEAAEIDGAGKWRQFRAIILPLLLVSTAPLAISSFAFSFNNFTVIYMFNAGGPPIPGAPYSLGSTDILISAIYRVSGVAGGAADYGLASALSIIVFIVVGIISAIAFRQTRKLEEYQ from the coding sequence ATGACGGTGCAACAGGTCATCGAGCAGGACACCCCACCGACCGATCCGCGGCGCGAGTCGCACGCACGCGCCTGGCGCGCGCACGGTGTCGGATTCGTCGTCAAGGTGATCCTGATGGGCGTGGTGAACGCGCTCGGGATCATGGCGATCATCTCCGCCCTCAGCGTGCAGTCGTGGCTGCTCGTTGGGGTGACGACGATCCTTCTGATCGCCGCCGACATCGTCTACTTCACCCGTCGCGCGCTGCCCCTGAAATACCTCATGCCGGGGCTCGTGTTCCTGCTGGTGTTCCAGGTGTTCGTCTTCGGCTACACGGCGTATATCGCCTTCACGAACTACGGCACCGGTCACGCCGGTTCCGTCGAGCAGGCCGTCGATGCCGCGCTCGTCCAGGGCGAGCGTCGCGTCGAAGGCTCGGCCACCTACCCCCTGACGGTCGTCGAACGGTTCGGCGAGTACGGCTTCGCGATCAACGACGGCGGCGACGTGCGAGTGGGCACCGAGACGCAGCCGTTGCAGGATGCCGGGTCCGCCTCCGGCGCCGAGGCTCCCGCATCCGTCGACGGCTGGACCGTCGTGCCGCGCGCGCAACTGCTCACCGACCAGGAAGTGCAGGCCGCGATCGAGGCGTTGCGCGTTCCCGTCTCGGATGACCCGAACGACGGCTCCATCCGCACGCGGGACGGCTCCTCGGGTCTCGTCTACACCCCCACGATGCTGTGGGATGCAGACGCCCGCACCATCACCGACACCGTGAGCGGCACGGTCTACACCGCAGACGACACGACCGGCAGCTTCGTCGCAGCAGACGGCACGCGCCTGCCGGCGGGCTGGTACGTGAACGTCGGGTTCGACAACTTCCTGCGCGTGTTCACGGATGCCTCTCTCGCCGGCCCCCTGCTGTCGGTCACCGTCTGGACCTTCGCGTTCGCGATCGGCTCGGTCGTGATCAGCTTCGGAATCGGGCTCGTCTTCGCCATCGTCTTCAACGATCCGCGCGTGCGGGCCCGGAAGTACCTGCGGACGCTCATCATCCTCCCGTACGCGTTCCCCGCGTTCATGTCGGCGCTGCTGTTCCGCGGCATGTTCAACGCGGAGTTCGGCGTCATCAACGACCTGTTCTTCTTCGGCAGCCAGATCAACTGGCTCGGTGATCCGTGGCTCGCGAAAGCGGCCGTCCTCTGGATCAACGTGTGGCTCAGCTTCCCGTACTGGTTCCTGGTGTGCACGGGAGCCCTGCAGGCCCTCCCGAAGGACACCCTCGAGGCGGCCGAGATCGACGGCGCCGGTAAGTGGCGGCAGTTCCGGGCGATCATCCTGCCGCTCCTGCTGGTCTCCACCGCCCCGCTCGCGATCTCGTCGTTCGCGTTCAGCTTCAACAACTTCACCGTCATCTACATGTTCAACGCGGGTGGTCCCCCGATCCCGGGGGCGCCGTACAGCCTCGGCTCGACCGACATCCTGATCTCCGCGATCTACCGCGTCTCGGGGGTCGCGGGCGGCGCCGCCGACTACGGCCTCGCCAGCGCGCTGTCGATCATCGTGTTCATCGTCGTCGGCATCATCTCCGCCATCGCCTTCCGCCAGACCCGCAAGCTCGAGGAGTATCAGTGA
- a CDS encoding sugar ABC transporter permease, producing the protein MSTTRTPARRRRWWLEVGWKYFFAAIVIFYAVFPLVYVLSAALNPRGTLSGSTALFSSFDLANFAALGQTSYWTWVGNTLLIGGISAVGAVIMGAAAAYAFSRFRFRGRRVSLTTLLIVQMFPQALAFVAIFLMLLAIGEVVPALGINSKLTLICVYLGGALGANTFLMYGFFNTIPIEIDESAKIDGASHAQIFWRLIMPLVMPILAVVALLAFISAFGDYILAKIVLTSEDNWTLAVGMYQWVSNQLASRWGLFAAGAVIAAIPVLALFLSLQRFIVGGLTQGSVKG; encoded by the coding sequence ATGTCTACGACACGCACTCCCGCCCGCCGCCGCCGTTGGTGGCTCGAAGTCGGCTGGAAGTACTTCTTCGCCGCCATCGTCATCTTCTACGCGGTGTTCCCGCTGGTGTACGTTCTGTCGGCCGCACTCAACCCCCGCGGCACGCTGTCGGGTTCCACCGCGCTGTTCAGTTCGTTCGACCTCGCGAACTTCGCCGCGCTCGGTCAGACCAGCTACTGGACCTGGGTCGGCAACACCCTCCTGATCGGCGGCATCTCCGCCGTCGGCGCCGTGATCATGGGCGCGGCGGCCGCCTACGCCTTCTCGCGCTTCCGGTTCCGCGGACGCCGGGTGAGCCTCACCACGCTCCTGATCGTGCAGATGTTCCCGCAGGCGCTCGCGTTCGTCGCGATCTTCCTGATGCTGCTCGCGATCGGCGAGGTCGTTCCCGCGCTCGGCATCAACTCGAAGCTCACCCTGATCTGCGTCTACCTCGGTGGCGCACTGGGGGCGAACACCTTCCTGATGTACGGGTTCTTCAACACGATCCCGATCGAGATCGACGAGTCCGCGAAGATCGACGGCGCCTCGCACGCGCAGATCTTCTGGCGCCTGATCATGCCGCTCGTGATGCCGATCCTCGCGGTCGTCGCCCTCCTCGCCTTCATCTCGGCGTTCGGCGACTACATCCTCGCGAAGATCGTGCTGACCTCCGAAGACAACTGGACGCTCGCCGTCGGCATGTACCAGTGGGTGTCGAATCAGCTGGCCTCGCGGTGGGGGCTCTTCGCCGCCGGAGCGGTCATCGCCGCCATCCCGGTGCTCGCGCTCTTCCTCTCCCTCCAGCGCTTCATCGTCGGCGGGCTCACCCAGGGCTCCGTCAAGGGCTGA